The Rhodoferax sediminis genome has a segment encoding these proteins:
- a CDS encoding Bug family tripartite tricarboxylate transporter substrate binding protein — protein sequence MRQSLKTLLRTGLGTLCIVLGAASAHAGDWPTRPITIIVPFAPGGTTDIVAREVGRKLSEALKQPVIIDNRGGAGGTVGAAIAAKAPPDGYTFFMATIAHAIAPGIYKHLPYDFQRDFDPVGLVATTPNVLIVNPQLPVKSVADLVAYIKANPGTVNFGSAGNGSTEHISGELFRSMTKTQITHIPYKGGAPMMVDVIGGQIQMAIETSPSANPHIHSGKVRALAVTTLTRSPAYPDVPTLNESGLPGYDMTTWFALMAPHGTPAAIVQRTSKELAQVLAQPDVTKRFEEQGVSAGHMSPAQLTAFVRSETAKWVKVVKESGATTE from the coding sequence ATGCGACAGTCCTTGAAAACCCTTCTGCGTACCGGTCTCGGTACCTTGTGCATCGTCCTCGGAGCCGCCAGTGCCCACGCGGGCGATTGGCCGACCAGGCCGATCACGATCATCGTGCCCTTCGCTCCAGGCGGCACCACCGACATCGTCGCGCGCGAGGTCGGCCGCAAGCTCTCGGAGGCGCTGAAACAGCCGGTCATCATCGACAACCGCGGCGGCGCCGGCGGCACCGTGGGAGCCGCCATCGCGGCCAAGGCGCCGCCCGACGGCTACACGTTCTTTATGGCCACCATCGCGCATGCGATCGCGCCCGGCATTTACAAGCACCTGCCCTACGACTTCCAGCGCGACTTCGATCCGGTGGGGCTCGTCGCCACGACGCCCAATGTGCTGATCGTCAACCCCCAACTGCCGGTCAAGTCGGTCGCCGACCTGGTGGCCTACATCAAGGCCAATCCCGGCACGGTCAACTTCGGCTCGGCGGGCAACGGCAGCACGGAACACATCTCGGGCGAGCTCTTCCGGTCCATGACGAAGACCCAAATCACGCACATTCCGTACAAGGGCGGTGCGCCGATGATGGTGGACGTCATAGGCGGCCAGATCCAGATGGCGATCGAAACCAGCCCTTCGGCCAACCCCCACATTCACAGCGGCAAGGTCAGGGCGCTCGCCGTCACCACGCTCACGCGCTCACCGGCCTATCCCGACGTGCCAACGCTCAACGAGTCCGGCCTGCCCGGGTACGACATGACGACCTGGTTTGCGCTGATGGCGCCGCACGGCACGCCGGCGGCGATCGTCCAGCGCACCAGCAAGGAACTGGCACAGGTGCTGGCGCAGCCTGATGTCACGAAGCGTTTCGAGGAGCAAGGCGTGTCGGCTGGCCACATGAGCCCCGCGCAATTGACCGCCTTCGTTCGCAGCGAAACCGCGAAGTGGGTCAAGGTGGTGAAGGAGTCCGGCGCCACGACGGAATGA
- a CDS encoding SDR family oxidoreductase: MFQSTLMAGQRILVTGGGTGLGRAMAGKFLSLGADVAICGRRKQVCYETAAVWRDQFPKRRVDTFGVDIRNAQDVETMVAALWDSGGLTGLVNNAAGNFIAPTESLSPRAFDAIADIVFHGSFYVTQAVGKRWIAEAKAGAWQPGRPYRSVMSIVVTWVDNGSPYVVPSAMSKAGIEVMTKSLAVEWARYGIRLNAVAPGEIPTEGMSKRLSPGEEPGTRSKQRNPMARAGEMTELQNLAAFLLAPGQCDWLTGQTIAMDGGNALATGGNFYELREWSDAQWQAARERIEAQNRKDKE; the protein is encoded by the coding sequence ATGTTCCAGTCCACCCTGATGGCCGGCCAGCGCATTCTCGTCACCGGGGGCGGCACCGGGCTCGGCCGCGCGATGGCCGGGAAGTTCCTGTCGCTGGGCGCCGACGTGGCGATCTGCGGCCGGCGCAAGCAGGTCTGTTACGAGACCGCCGCGGTATGGCGTGACCAGTTTCCCAAACGCCGCGTCGACACCTTCGGCGTCGACATCCGCAATGCGCAGGACGTCGAAACGATGGTCGCTGCGCTATGGGACAGCGGCGGCCTGACGGGCCTGGTGAACAACGCCGCCGGCAACTTCATTGCACCGACCGAGAGCCTGTCGCCACGCGCTTTCGACGCCATTGCGGACATCGTTTTTCATGGCAGCTTTTACGTCACGCAGGCCGTCGGCAAGCGCTGGATCGCCGAGGCCAAGGCCGGCGCCTGGCAGCCAGGCCGACCGTACCGCAGCGTGATGAGCATCGTCGTCACCTGGGTCGACAACGGCTCGCCGTACGTGGTGCCGTCGGCGATGAGCAAGGCCGGGATCGAGGTGATGACCAAGTCGCTCGCGGTCGAGTGGGCGCGCTACGGCATCCGCCTGAACGCCGTGGCGCCCGGCGAGATTCCGACCGAGGGCATGAGCAAACGGCTCAGCCCGGGCGAGGAACCCGGCACGCGCAGCAAGCAGCGCAACCCGATGGCGCGCGCCGGCGAGATGACCGAGCTGCAGAACCTGGCGGCGTTTTTGCTGGCGCCCGGCCAGTGCGACTGGCTCACGGGGCAGACGATCGCGATGGACGGCGGCAATGCGCTGGCCACCGGCGGCAACTTCTACGAGCTGCGCGAGTGGAGCGATGCACAGTGGCAGGCCGCGCGCGAGCGCATCGAGGCGCAGAATCGCAAGGACAAGGAATAG
- a CDS encoding FAD-binding oxidoreductase — protein sequence MFNDTQLQAYKAQLRGALIEPGDAAYDASRKVYNAMIDKRPRLIARCADVADVIATVNFAREHALLLAVRGGAHNGAGLGVCDDGLVLDLSALRGIRVDPRAHTVRVEGGCTWGDVDHATHAFGLATPAGIISTTGVGGLTLGGGIGHLSRRFGLTIDNLLSVDMVLANGQLVTASSRENEDLFWAVRGGGGNFGVVTSFEFKLHAVDNVVAGPTLWPLERAAEVMRWYRDFIVGAPPELNGFFLFLTVPPAPPFPEALHLKKMCGVVWCYTGDPARAEQVFEPVRAMSPALYGIHALPYPMLQRAFDGLYPPGHQWYWRADFVDELPEEAIALHVEHGPRAPTMQSSMHLYPIDGAVHRVGRNDTAFCYRSSKWAMVIVGVDPDPANREHITRWCKDYWDALHPYSAGGAYVNFMMDEGQERVQATYREHYPKLAAVKQKFDPGNLFRVNQNIKPAG from the coding sequence ATGTTCAACGATACCCAACTGCAAGCCTACAAGGCGCAACTGCGTGGCGCCCTCATCGAACCCGGCGACGCCGCCTACGATGCGTCGCGCAAGGTCTACAACGCCATGATCGACAAGCGGCCACGCCTGATTGCCCGCTGCGCCGATGTGGCCGACGTGATCGCCACGGTGAACTTCGCGCGCGAGCATGCGCTGCTGCTCGCGGTGCGCGGCGGCGCCCACAACGGCGCCGGCCTGGGCGTGTGCGATGACGGCCTGGTGCTCGACCTGTCGGCGCTGCGCGGCATTCGCGTCGATCCCAGGGCGCACACGGTGCGCGTCGAGGGCGGCTGCACCTGGGGCGATGTCGATCACGCCACCCATGCCTTCGGGCTGGCGACGCCGGCCGGCATCATCTCGACCACCGGCGTCGGCGGGCTGACCCTGGGCGGCGGCATCGGGCACCTGTCGCGCCGCTTCGGCCTGACCATCGACAACCTGCTTTCGGTCGACATGGTGCTGGCCAACGGGCAACTCGTGACGGCCAGCAGCAGGGAGAACGAGGACCTGTTCTGGGCGGTGCGCGGCGGCGGCGGCAACTTCGGCGTTGTGACCTCGTTCGAGTTCAAGCTGCATGCGGTCGACAACGTGGTGGCCGGCCCAACCCTCTGGCCCCTGGAGCGCGCGGCCGAGGTCATGCGCTGGTACCGCGATTTCATCGTCGGTGCGCCGCCGGAACTCAATGGCTTCTTCCTGTTCCTGACCGTGCCGCCCGCGCCGCCGTTCCCCGAGGCACTGCACCTGAAGAAGATGTGCGGCGTGGTGTGGTGCTACACGGGCGATCCGGCCCGGGCGGAACAGGTGTTCGAACCCGTGCGCGCCATGAGCCCTGCGCTCTACGGCATTCACGCCTTGCCCTACCCGATGCTGCAGCGTGCCTTTGACGGTCTTTATCCGCCCGGCCATCAATGGTATTGGCGCGCCGACTTCGTCGATGAGCTGCCCGAGGAGGCGATCGCCCTGCACGTCGAACACGGTCCGCGCGCGCCGACGATGCAGTCCTCGATGCATCTTTATCCCATCGATGGCGCCGTGCACCGGGTGGGCCGCAACGACACGGCGTTTTGCTACCGCAGCTCGAAATGGGCCATGGTGATTGTGGGGGTGGACCCCGATCCGGCCAATCGCGAGCACATCACCCGCTGGTGCAAGGACTACTGGGATGCGCTGCACCCCTATTCCGCCGGCGGCGCCTACGTGAACTTCATGATGGACGAGGGCCAGGAGCGTGTGCAGGCGACCTACCGGGAGCATTACCCGAAGCTCGCCGCGGTCAAGCAGAAGTTCGACCCCGGCAACCTGTTCCGTGTGAACCAGAACATCAAGCCGGCAGGCTGA
- a CDS encoding DUF4242 domain-containing protein translates to MPLFLIERQFADALQLDDASVAAVKQINTDVGVNWLISFLSADRKKTYCLYEAPSADAIREAARLAHLPADVVVEVSRIRPESFA, encoded by the coding sequence ATGCCACTGTTCCTGATCGAGCGCCAATTCGCCGACGCACTGCAACTTGATGATGCAAGTGTCGCGGCCGTCAAGCAGATCAACACCGATGTCGGCGTCAACTGGCTGATCTCGTTCCTGTCGGCTGATCGCAAGAAGACCTACTGCCTGTACGAGGCGCCCAGCGCTGACGCCATTCGCGAAGCGGCGCGACTGGCCCACCTGCCTGCCGACGTGGTGGTCGAGGTCAGCCGGATCCGTCCGGAGTCGTTCGCCTGA
- a CDS encoding helix-turn-helix transcriptional regulator → MAEAALQPASELFVGRERELAALDALLTRALAGSGGAAALAGDPGIGKTHTAQMLARRAAARGMQVLWGRCSEEPGAPSYWPWLEVIQGWLDSHDDTAVHRALARAAPALAEIVPDVAQRFPNLPQLLPTTDPLQTRFRLFHAITEFWRRAAQEQPLLLILDNLHWADASSLRLLEFLAPDLGACHVLVLVTYRDMELSRQHPLSGTLGELARHQHFTRLRLSGLSRDETALMMKLAVGAVVPPVLLDRVHGQTEGNPLFVSEMTRLLLQEQALEGAACGSSTASPAGRLMRIPEGIKEVIGQRLNRLSVQANQVLTCAAVIGRSFDTALLAHLVDELDEDALTGALEEALRANVIEALPTAPGRYHFGHALFREILYDEIALPKRGRLHLKVGRALEAAHRNDPGRQLPALAHHYWAALPGGDPALAVAYALRAAEQADKLMAHEEAVRYYGLALQGMDAGTSADAVSRCRVLNALGEAHAQGGEYLQAREVFAQAAQMAKDAGNSHELARASLGFEAASWAPGLPGVAAARLLREALVTLDGGELSLMVQLLSALSRALIFSGEEAQAMKVLEQALAMARRTNDPSTLATTLIATLSARWQHERTSQRMDNAEEALRLATQAGDRLLMSQAAAWRMFDHFELGDMESWRAGLAAYERDADELRQPFLQYVGACSRTMHALFEGRFAQVEALAQHTLQIGDRMPGLDAAGVYGVQMFTLRREQGRLPEVAPLLQHLVTATGQANVWRPGLALIYAELGQLDAARGEFNGLAADGFAGLVHDGVWLASLAYLAHVCCTLHDTDSAAALYRWLAPYAGRNLLAGTSIACFGAADLLLGMLCATMGREEDAERHYRAALAMNERQGARPALARTRHQYAVMLIARHGPGDRQQARALLEAALVEASTLGMASLRTQIESCRRESTPDSAAVDYPAGLSEREAQVLRLVAVGRGNRDIASALFVSPNTVANHIRSILSKTRSANRTEAAAFAIHHGILKPHARSSAGAEQDWPESTHT, encoded by the coding sequence ATGGCAGAGGCGGCCCTTCAACCTGCGTCCGAATTGTTTGTCGGGCGCGAGCGCGAGCTGGCGGCCCTGGACGCCCTGCTAACGCGCGCGCTGGCCGGCTCGGGCGGCGCGGCAGCATTGGCCGGGGACCCGGGGATCGGCAAGACCCATACGGCGCAGATGCTGGCCCGGCGCGCCGCGGCGCGCGGCATGCAGGTGCTCTGGGGGCGCTGCAGCGAGGAGCCGGGGGCGCCCTCGTACTGGCCCTGGCTGGAAGTCATACAGGGCTGGCTCGATTCGCACGACGATACGGCGGTGCACCGTGCGCTGGCGCGCGCTGCGCCGGCGCTGGCAGAAATCGTCCCCGACGTCGCGCAGCGCTTCCCGAACCTCCCGCAGCTTCTGCCCACGACCGACCCATTGCAGACACGTTTCAGGCTGTTCCATGCGATCACGGAGTTCTGGAGGCGGGCGGCCCAGGAGCAGCCGCTGCTGCTGATTCTGGACAATCTTCATTGGGCGGACGCATCGTCACTGCGCCTGCTCGAGTTTCTCGCGCCGGATCTGGGCGCCTGCCACGTGCTGGTCCTGGTGACCTACCGCGACATGGAGCTGTCGCGCCAGCATCCGCTGTCCGGCACGCTTGGCGAGCTGGCCCGGCACCAGCACTTCACGCGCCTGCGCCTGTCCGGCCTGAGTCGGGACGAGACAGCCCTCATGATGAAACTGGCGGTTGGCGCCGTGGTCCCGCCGGTGCTGCTCGACAGGGTGCACGGCCAGACCGAGGGCAATCCGCTGTTCGTGAGCGAAATGACACGACTGCTTTTGCAGGAACAGGCCCTCGAAGGCGCGGCATGCGGTAGTTCAACCGCTTCGCCTGCTGGCAGGCTGATGCGCATCCCCGAAGGCATCAAGGAGGTCATCGGGCAACGCCTGAACCGGCTCTCGGTGCAAGCCAATCAGGTGCTCACCTGCGCCGCTGTGATCGGACGCTCGTTCGATACTGCCCTGCTCGCGCATCTGGTGGACGAGCTGGACGAAGACGCGTTGACCGGCGCGCTGGAGGAGGCGTTACGAGCGAATGTGATCGAGGCGCTGCCGACGGCGCCTGGCCGGTATCACTTCGGGCATGCCCTTTTCAGGGAAATCCTCTATGACGAGATCGCGCTCCCGAAGCGCGGGCGCTTGCACCTGAAGGTGGGCCGTGCCCTGGAGGCCGCGCATCGCAACGATCCCGGGCGCCAGCTGCCGGCCCTGGCGCATCACTACTGGGCGGCCCTGCCGGGCGGCGATCCCGCGCTGGCGGTCGCATACGCGCTGCGAGCGGCCGAGCAGGCCGACAAGCTGATGGCGCATGAAGAGGCGGTGCGCTACTACGGCCTGGCGCTGCAGGGCATGGATGCGGGCACGAGCGCCGATGCCGTGTCGCGTTGCCGGGTGCTCAATGCGCTCGGGGAGGCTCATGCCCAAGGCGGCGAATACCTGCAGGCGCGCGAGGTGTTCGCGCAGGCTGCCCAGATGGCGAAGGACGCGGGCAACAGCCACGAGCTGGCACGTGCCTCGCTCGGATTCGAGGCCGCGAGCTGGGCACCCGGCCTGCCGGGCGTTGCCGCTGCCCGCCTGCTGCGCGAGGCGCTCGTCACGCTGGATGGCGGGGAGCTGTCCTTGATGGTTCAGTTGTTGAGCGCGCTATCGCGGGCCCTGATCTTCAGCGGTGAGGAAGCGCAGGCGATGAAAGTACTCGAACAGGCGCTGGCGATGGCCAGGCGCACGAACGATCCTTCAACCCTGGCCACGACACTGATTGCAACGCTGTCGGCGCGGTGGCAGCACGAACGGACCTCACAGAGGATGGACAACGCCGAGGAGGCATTGCGCCTGGCCACGCAAGCGGGCGACCGGCTGCTGATGTCACAGGCCGCCGCGTGGCGCATGTTCGATCATTTCGAGCTGGGCGACATGGAGAGCTGGCGAGCTGGCCTGGCGGCCTACGAGCGTGATGCGGACGAATTGCGCCAGCCGTTCCTGCAGTATGTGGGGGCCTGCTCGCGCACCATGCATGCGCTGTTCGAGGGGCGCTTTGCGCAGGTCGAGGCGCTCGCGCAGCACACCCTGCAGATTGGCGACCGCATGCCGGGTCTGGACGCGGCAGGCGTGTACGGTGTGCAGATGTTCACGCTGCGCCGCGAACAGGGCCGCCTGCCCGAGGTGGCGCCGCTGTTACAGCACCTTGTCACGGCGACCGGGCAAGCCAATGTCTGGCGGCCCGGGCTTGCGCTGATCTACGCCGAGCTGGGCCAGCTGGACGCCGCACGAGGCGAGTTCAATGGGCTGGCGGCAGATGGCTTTGCCGGGCTGGTGCACGATGGTGTCTGGTTGGCGAGTCTGGCCTACCTCGCCCATGTGTGCTGCACGCTGCACGATACGGACAGCGCCGCGGCACTTTATCGATGGCTGGCGCCCTACGCGGGGCGCAACCTGCTGGCCGGAACCTCGATCGCCTGCTTTGGTGCGGCAGACCTGCTCCTTGGGATGTTGTGCGCAACTATGGGCCGCGAAGAGGATGCCGAGCGCCACTACAGGGCCGCCCTGGCCATGAATGAGCGCCAGGGCGCGCGTCCTGCATTGGCGCGCACCCGTCATCAGTACGCAGTGATGTTGATAGCCCGGCATGGACCGGGCGATCGGCAGCAAGCGCGGGCGCTGCTGGAGGCCGCGCTCGTCGAAGCCAGCACACTGGGAATGGCATCGCTGCGCACGCAAATCGAGAGCTGCCGGCGGGAGTCGACGCCCGATTCAGCCGCTGTGGACTATCCCGCTGGCTTGAGCGAGCGCGAGGCGCAGGTATTGCGGCTGGTCGCGGTCGGGCGCGGCAACCGGGACATTGCCAGCGCGCTGTTTGTCAGCCCGAACACCGTGGCCAACCACATTCGGAGCATCCTGAGCAAAACCCGATCGGCGAATCGCACCGAAGCCGCAGCGTTTGCGATACACCATGGGATATTGAAGCCGCACGCCAGGTCTTCGGCCGGCGCGGAACAGGATTGGCCCGAAAGTACGCACACTTGA
- a CDS encoding DUF1059 domain-containing protein, whose protein sequence is MTRKYIDCREYPSEMNCTVALCADTDKELLAAAVQHAVAVHQHQDTPELRSQLQKLFKEGSPPIEAPRK, encoded by the coding sequence ATGACACGTAAATACATTGACTGCCGGGAATATCCGAGCGAGATGAATTGCACGGTCGCGCTCTGTGCCGACACGGACAAGGAGTTGCTTGCCGCCGCCGTGCAGCATGCCGTGGCGGTGCATCAGCATCAGGACACGCCGGAACTGCGCTCCCAGCTGCAGAAACTGTTCAAGGAAGGCAGCCCGCCGATCGAAGCTCCGCGCAAGTAG
- the chrA gene encoding chromate efflux transporter, giving the protein MATQLTDIELGERGRDSAWMVFLVFLRLGLSSFGGPIAHLGYFRAEFVTRRRWLSERSFVDLVALCQFLPGPASSQVGIAIGLSRAGLPGALAAWTGFTLPSAILLTLFALGLSAWGDALPAGILHGLKVVAVAVVAQAVWGMARKLCTDAARIGIALAGACIVLLWPTAAGQVGVIAAATVLGLLCFKPAQDGAHDALPVSVSRRTGAMLLGLFFALLLGLPLGLGVWPNQALAVVNAFYRAGSLVFGGGHVVLPLLQAAAVPSGWVTNETFLAGYGAAQAVPGPLFTFAAFLGASMTSAPNGWIGAALCLVAIFVPSFLLVIGTLPFWEPLRHSVRTQAALAGVNAAVVGLLLAALYRPVWTSAIGRPQDFALALVALMALMAWKLPPWLVVLGSGAAGWLLAAVMP; this is encoded by the coding sequence ATGGCCACGCAGTTGACAGATATCGAACTCGGGGAACGTGGCCGCGACAGCGCCTGGATGGTGTTTCTCGTGTTCCTGCGCCTGGGGCTGAGCTCGTTCGGCGGCCCGATCGCGCACCTGGGCTACTTCCGCGCCGAATTCGTCACGCGCCGGCGCTGGCTCAGTGAACGCAGCTTCGTCGATCTGGTGGCGCTGTGCCAGTTTTTGCCGGGTCCGGCCAGCAGCCAGGTCGGCATCGCGATCGGGCTCTCGCGGGCGGGCTTGCCGGGAGCGCTGGCCGCGTGGACCGGCTTCACGCTGCCCTCGGCCATCCTGCTGACGCTGTTTGCGCTCGGGCTGTCCGCCTGGGGCGACGCGCTGCCAGCCGGCATCCTGCATGGTTTGAAGGTGGTCGCCGTCGCCGTCGTGGCCCAGGCCGTGTGGGGCATGGCCCGCAAACTGTGCACCGATGCGGCGCGCATCGGTATCGCCCTGGCTGGCGCCTGCATCGTGCTGCTGTGGCCGACCGCCGCGGGGCAGGTCGGCGTCATCGCCGCGGCCACCGTGCTCGGCCTGCTGTGTTTCAAGCCCGCGCAAGACGGCGCGCACGACGCGCTGCCGGTCTCGGTCAGCCGCCGCACCGGTGCCATGCTGCTGGGGCTGTTCTTCGCGCTGCTGCTGGGGTTGCCTCTCGGGCTGGGCGTCTGGCCGAACCAGGCGCTGGCCGTGGTCAACGCCTTCTACCGCGCCGGCTCGCTGGTCTTTGGCGGCGGCCATGTGGTGCTGCCGTTGTTGCAGGCAGCGGCAGTGCCCAGCGGCTGGGTCACGAACGAAACCTTCCTCGCGGGCTATGGCGCGGCGCAGGCGGTGCCCGGTCCGCTGTTCACCTTTGCGGCGTTTCTGGGCGCCTCGATGACCAGTGCCCCGAACGGCTGGATCGGCGCCGCGTTGTGCCTCGTCGCGATCTTCGTTCCGTCGTTTTTGCTGGTCATCGGCACCCTGCCGTTCTGGGAGCCCTTGCGCCACAGCGTTCGCACCCAGGCGGCGCTCGCCGGGGTCAACGCGGCGGTGGTCGGCCTGCTGCTGGCCGCGCTGTACCGCCCGGTCTGGACCAGTGCCATCGGGCGGCCGCAGGACTTCGCGCTGGCGTTGGTTGCCCTGATGGCCCTGATGGCCTGGAAGCTGCCGCCATGGCTGGTGGTGCTGGGCAGCGGCGCGGCGGGCTGGCTGCTGGCAGCTGTGATGCCCTGA
- the ligA gene encoding NAD-dependent DNA ligase LigA gives MANPHLFAPPEPGSDAARVEALRRQLHHHAHRYYVLDEPEIPDAEYDRLFRELQALEAAHPELFSPDSPTQRVGGKPLDQFASVRHAVPMLSLRTETDTEPTGAISFDARVRRELGLTPDDPPVEYVTELKFDGLAMNLRYEAGTLVQAATRGDGEVGEDVTQNIRTIGQIPLRLPTGVPHVLEVRGEIFMRRDDFEALNARQRDKGEKTFVNPRNAAAGAVRQLDPAIAAQRPLSFFAYGLGEVTPAAQGGPEFQTHYELLQTLKSWGFPVAAQVQIAHGAMELVAYHQSIGSQRDHLPFDIDGVVYKVNNLALQQQLGFVTREPRWAVAHKYPAQEQLTTVLGIEVQVGRTGKLTPVAKLAPVFVGGVTVTNATLHNEDEARRKDVRIGDTVIVRRAGDVIPEVVSVLPERRPPGAKVFTMPRHCPVCGSAAVREEGEVDYRCSGGLFCSAQRKQAILHFAQRRAVEIEGLGDKLVDQLVDAGVIRTLPDLYRLGLTSLVALDRMADKSAQNIVDALQKSKQTTLPRFLFGLGIRHVGEATAKALARHFGKLDAVMDATEEQLLQVGDVGPIVASSIRTFFEQPHNREVVEQLRACGVTWEEGEPAPVAPQPFAGKTFVLTGTLPTLSRDQAKELIESAGGKVAGSVSKKTSYVVAGTEAGSKLAKAQELEVAVLDEAGLLDLLNARA, from the coding sequence ATGGCAAACCCCCATTTGTTTGCGCCGCCCGAGCCGGGTTCCGACGCCGCGCGCGTCGAGGCGCTGCGCCGCCAGCTGCACCATCATGCGCACCGCTACTACGTGCTCGACGAACCCGAAATCCCGGACGCCGAATACGACCGCCTGTTTCGCGAGCTGCAGGCGCTGGAGGCCGCGCATCCCGAACTCTTCAGTCCCGATTCGCCGACCCAGCGCGTGGGCGGCAAGCCGCTCGACCAGTTCGCCAGCGTGCGCCACGCCGTGCCGATGCTGAGCCTGCGCACCGAAACCGACACCGAACCCACGGGCGCCATCAGCTTCGATGCGCGCGTGCGGCGCGAGCTGGGCCTGACACCGGACGATCCCCCCGTTGAATACGTGACCGAGCTCAAGTTCGACGGCCTGGCGATGAACCTGCGCTACGAGGCCGGCACGCTGGTGCAGGCCGCCACGCGCGGCGACGGCGAAGTGGGCGAGGACGTGACGCAGAACATCCGCACCATCGGGCAAATTCCTTTGCGCCTGCCCACTGGCGTGCCCCACGTGCTCGAGGTGCGGGGCGAGATTTTCATGCGCCGCGACGACTTTGAAGCGCTCAACGCCAGACAGCGCGACAAGGGCGAGAAGACCTTCGTCAACCCGCGCAACGCAGCCGCCGGCGCGGTGCGCCAGCTCGACCCCGCGATCGCGGCGCAGCGGCCGCTGAGCTTTTTTGCCTACGGCCTGGGCGAAGTCACGCCCGCCGCGCAGGGCGGCCCCGAATTCCAGACCCACTACGAACTGCTGCAAACCCTCAAATCATGGGGTTTTCCGGTCGCAGCCCAGGTGCAGATTGCGCATGGCGCTATGGAATTAGTAGCGTATCACCAGTCCATCGGCAGCCAGCGCGACCACCTGCCGTTCGACATCGACGGCGTGGTCTACAAGGTCAACAACCTGGCGCTGCAACAGCAACTCGGTTTTGTCACGCGCGAGCCGCGCTGGGCGGTGGCGCACAAGTACCCGGCGCAGGAGCAGCTCACCACGGTGCTCGGCATCGAGGTGCAGGTCGGGCGCACCGGCAAGCTCACGCCGGTCGCCAAGCTGGCGCCCGTATTCGTCGGCGGCGTGACCGTGACCAACGCGACCCTGCACAACGAAGACGAGGCGCGCCGCAAGGACGTGCGCATTGGCGATACCGTGATCGTGCGCCGCGCCGGCGACGTCATTCCCGAGGTCGTGAGCGTGCTGCCCGAGCGGCGCCCGCCCGGTGCGAAGGTTTTCACCATGCCACGGCACTGCCCGGTCTGCGGCTCCGCGGCGGTGCGCGAGGAGGGCGAGGTGGACTACCGCTGCAGCGGCGGCCTGTTCTGCAGCGCGCAGCGCAAGCAGGCCATCCTGCACTTCGCGCAGCGCCGCGCGGTCGAGATCGAAGGGTTGGGCGACAAGCTGGTCGATCAACTGGTCGATGCGGGCGTCATCCGCACCTTGCCCGACCTGTACCGCCTTGGCCTGACGTCGCTCGTCGCTCTGGACCGAATGGCCGACAAGTCCGCGCAGAACATCGTCGATGCGCTACAAAAATCGAAGCAAACCACGCTGCCGCGGTTTTTGTTCGGGCTCGGCATCCGCCATGTCGGCGAGGCCACGGCGAAAGCATTGGCGCGCCATTTCGGCAAGCTCGATGCCGTCATGGACGCCACCGAGGAGCAGTTGCTGCAGGTGGGCGACGTCGGCCCGATCGTCGCCAGCAGCATCCGCACCTTCTTCGAGCAGCCGCACAACCGCGAGGTGGTCGAACAGTTGCGCGCCTGCGGCGTGACCTGGGAGGAGGGCGAGCCCGCCCCCGTGGCGCCGCAGCCATTCGCCGGGAAGACCTTCGTTCTCACCGGCACGCTGCCCACGCTGAGCCGCGACCAGGCCAAGGAACTGATCGAATCCGCCGGCGGCAAGGTGGCGGGCTCGGTCAGCAAGAAAACCAGCTACGTGGTGGCCGGAACCGAGGCGGGCAGCAAGCTGGCCAAGGCGCAGGAGCTCGAGGTCGCGGTGCTCGACGAGGCCGGTCTGCTGGACTTGCTGAACGCTCGGGCCTGA